In Prosthecochloris sp. GSB1, the following proteins share a genomic window:
- a CDS encoding four helix bundle protein, which produces MKCDLAEKLFDFAVDVIGFIRRFPRSPEYRVISYQLCKAATSSGANYEKASAGSSRQDFICKTEISLREMKASNYWLRIIRSIGNEESEMKERCEKLIDESSQLSKILASIVVSAKKRVKDRSRCLFTFLF; this is translated from the coding sequence ATGAAATGTGACCTGGCGGAAAAGCTTTTCGATTTTGCTGTTGATGTTATCGGTTTTATCAGGAGATTTCCCCGGTCACCGGAGTACCGGGTGATCTCCTATCAGCTCTGTAAGGCGGCAACTTCATCGGGAGCTAATTATGAAAAGGCTTCTGCTGGTTCATCAAGACAGGATTTCATTTGTAAAACCGAGATTTCTCTGCGTGAAATGAAAGCGTCGAATTATTGGCTTCGTATCATCAGATCGATCGGGAATGAAGAGAGTGAAATGAAAGAACGCTGTGAAAAATTAATCGATGAATCTTCACAGTTGTCGAAAATACTTGCTTCAATTGTTGTCAGTGCAAAAAAAAGGGTGAAGGATCGAAGTAGATGCCTGTTTACCTTCCTTTTTTGA
- a CDS encoding FAD-dependent oxidoreductase, translating into MDRRDFLGKLFRRTSIGAGVAAAGAAGFLGYYQPRKDLYEDPAATADDGSLKERLERPLKAVVIGGGLAGISAAMELARRNFDVTLVETSADLGGKLTGWEVDALGERFPVEHGFHGYFNQYYNLNGMFADSGVGDDVFMPAPGYPVMFREQPLEVFGNTPKLFPLNILSVLQQSKSLDMLPIMKHFDQMMPVLGMFRYEYEGTFERYDDIDFMTFCREEDVYEPFLRTVLHPFSDATMNRMEVLSAAEAIRYFHFYFMGSPEALGYRITTKNCMDALVRPMERRLEKLGVTILKGKKVGKLRKEGARVTGVEFEGGVADTVMAAVDPATVKEGEWLPIEADNGVPVLLTKKKGEYVAFDATCTHMGCPVQPDEESDGFFCPCHAGFFDADGNVVSGPPPSPLRRLKTTVAGRQLLVSAGEGAASEMMVCDYCVLAADVTGTKNIIARSGLRQPGFESAVASLGTADPYVVWRLWLDKPVTSAEYPFYTVSGYTYTDSVSLFSRFQEPFISWERKHGGSVVELHAYAIAPQDMRADEVIRETMLKEMRMMFPETKQAKVLYDVYMRQRNFTRWAPGDHARRPVTETPCENLFLAGDWVKVDAPVFLMEAAAFTGKLAANAIGKKESLTPAPLPIVPMQGIFA; encoded by the coding sequence ATGGATCGCAGGGATTTTCTCGGAAAGCTTTTCAGAAGAACCAGTATCGGCGCCGGTGTCGCCGCCGCGGGCGCAGCGGGTTTTCTCGGATATTATCAACCGAGAAAGGATCTGTACGAGGACCCCGCCGCCACGGCAGATGACGGCAGCCTGAAAGAGCGTCTTGAACGTCCCCTGAAAGCGGTCGTTATCGGCGGCGGGCTTGCAGGAATCAGCGCCGCAATGGAACTCGCGCGCCGGAACTTCGATGTGACGCTTGTCGAAACCTCGGCCGATCTCGGCGGAAAACTCACCGGATGGGAGGTCGATGCCCTCGGGGAACGGTTTCCTGTCGAGCATGGCTTTCACGGTTATTTCAATCAGTATTACAATCTCAACGGCATGTTCGCCGATTCGGGCGTGGGGGATGATGTGTTCATGCCCGCTCCCGGCTATCCGGTGATGTTCAGGGAACAGCCGCTGGAGGTATTCGGCAATACGCCGAAACTGTTTCCGCTCAACATTCTTTCAGTCCTCCAGCAGTCGAAATCGCTTGACATGCTGCCCATCATGAAGCATTTCGATCAGATGATGCCCGTCCTTGGCATGTTCCGTTACGAGTACGAAGGGACGTTCGAGCGGTACGACGATATCGATTTCATGACCTTCTGCCGTGAAGAGGACGTGTACGAGCCGTTTTTGAGGACGGTGCTGCATCCTTTTTCAGACGCGACCATGAACCGTATGGAGGTGCTTTCGGCTGCCGAAGCCATCCGTTATTTTCATTTTTATTTCATGGGCAGTCCCGAGGCGCTTGGGTACCGGATCACGACAAAAAACTGTATGGACGCGCTTGTCCGTCCCATGGAGCGTCGGCTGGAAAAGCTCGGCGTCACCATTCTGAAAGGAAAAAAAGTCGGTAAACTCCGGAAGGAGGGGGCACGGGTTACAGGGGTCGAGTTCGAGGGCGGCGTTGCGGACACGGTCATGGCTGCGGTGGATCCGGCAACCGTAAAAGAGGGCGAATGGCTACCGATCGAGGCCGATAACGGAGTGCCGGTGCTGTTGACCAAGAAAAAGGGAGAGTATGTCGCCTTTGACGCGACATGCACGCACATGGGCTGCCCTGTTCAGCCCGATGAAGAGTCGGACGGCTTTTTCTGCCCCTGTCATGCCGGCTTTTTCGACGCTGACGGCAATGTGGTGAGCGGTCCGCCCCCAAGCCCGCTCCGTCGTCTGAAGACGACCGTTGCAGGCCGCCAGCTGCTGGTTTCGGCAGGCGAGGGAGCGGCCTCGGAAATGATGGTGTGCGATTATTGCGTACTTGCAGCTGACGTGACGGGAACGAAGAATATTATTGCGCGTTCAGGGCTGCGCCAGCCCGGGTTCGAATCGGCAGTCGCAAGCCTCGGAACGGCCGATCCGTATGTGGTATGGAGGTTGTGGCTCGACAAGCCGGTGACATCGGCGGAGTATCCGTTTTATACGGTTTCCGGCTATACCTATACCGATTCGGTGTCCCTGTTTTCACGGTTCCAGGAACCGTTCATTTCTTGGGAAAGAAAGCATGGCGGGTCGGTCGTGGAACTGCACGCGTATGCCATCGCCCCGCAGGATATGCGTGCCGACGAAGTGATCAGGGAAACCATGCTGAAGGAGATGCGGATGATGTTTCCGGAGACGAAACAGGCGAAGGTGCTGTACGATGTCTATATGCGGCAGCGGAATTTTACCCGTTGGGCTCCGGGCGATCATGCACGACGGCCGGTTACGGAAACCCCTTGCGAGAATCTTTTTCTCGCAGGCGACTGGGTGAAGGTGGATGCTCCGGTGTTTCTCATGGAGGCGGCTGCGTTTACCGGCAAGCTCGCGGCGAACGCAATCGGCAAAAAGGAATCCCTGACACCCGCACCGCTGCCGATCGTTCCGATGCAGGGCATCTTCGCCTGA
- a CDS encoding PHP domain-containing protein: MPYSLSSVGHNGFEKADLHIHTKCSDGIFTPEEIVQKARKTGLKAISITDHDSVLGIDKAKPLAIEYGIELINGVEMSSTYQGYDIHILGYFFDHTNPELKSYLDHCKLLRTERAERMVSKLAKMGVKIEIEQIFLKAQNGSVGRPHIAAVLQDGGFVKSFSEAFSKYLGSHSPAYVKSIETHPEEVIRLINTASGLSFLAHPGQNVPDEILRKLINFGLDGIEIIHPSHDTYKQNYYREIANEYFLLFSGGSDYHGLKDQEEDLFGQTSIPYEWVTKMKSRIVTA, encoded by the coding sequence ATGCCATACAGCTTGTCGAGTGTAGGGCATAATGGCTTTGAAAAAGCAGATTTACACATACACACTAAATGTTCAGACGGAATCTTTACACCGGAAGAAATTGTCCAGAAAGCAAGGAAAACCGGATTAAAGGCCATAAGTATCACTGACCATGATTCTGTTTTAGGAATTGACAAAGCAAAGCCATTAGCCATAGAATACGGCATAGAGCTTATTAACGGTGTGGAAATGAGCTCTACCTATCAGGGGTATGACATCCATATCCTTGGTTATTTTTTCGATCATACGAACCCGGAACTGAAAAGTTATCTGGACCACTGCAAGCTGCTGCGCACCGAGCGTGCGGAGCGCATGGTGAGCAAGCTGGCGAAAATGGGCGTCAAAATCGAGATCGAGCAGATCTTTCTGAAAGCCCAAAACGGCAGCGTCGGCCGACCGCACATCGCGGCTGTGCTTCAGGACGGAGGCTTCGTCAAAAGCTTCAGCGAGGCATTCAGCAAGTATCTGGGTTCGCACAGCCCGGCTTACGTCAAAAGCATCGAAACGCATCCGGAAGAAGTCATCAGGCTCATCAATACAGCGTCGGGTCTGTCGTTTCTCGCTCACCCCGGGCAGAACGTCCCTGACGAAATTCTTCGCAAGCTGATCAATTTCGGCCTTGACGGCATCGAAATCATCCATCCGTCTCACGACACCTACAAACAGAATTACTACCGCGAAATAGCCAACGAGTACTTCCTGCTCTTTTCCGGCGGCTCCGACTACCATGGACTCAAGGACCAGGAAGAGGATCTTTTCGGACAGACGAGCATTCCGTACGAATGGGTAACCAAAATGAAAAGCCGGATCGTCACGGCCTGA
- the queG gene encoding tRNA epoxyqueuosine(34) reductase QueG: MATKSSAPPAARIIACGLGIGFCAVGIADVHGRRNDAERLDRMIAENRHGEMRYLEKRREERADPARLLHGARSIVSAALPYDGNRASGPGCISAYALSRDYHVIVRRKLEELLACIREIHGGRINAHILVDSEPLFEKSWAEEAGTGKKGKNTLLIVPGAGSYVFLGEILLDVEIEHGPAEALPDPCGDCDACIRACPTGALAAPGKLDARRCISYLTVELKREFTPEERDMTGEWLFGCDLCQWVCPHNAPERRIAPAPETGRLDRLRHITPETVLSLTGSGFKTLFAGTPILRTGLKRLKRNARAVMENREKGKIQK, translated from the coding sequence ATGGCTACAAAATCCTCAGCACCGCCCGCCGCGCGAATCATCGCCTGCGGCCTCGGCATCGGTTTCTGCGCCGTGGGAATAGCGGACGTGCACGGACGCAGGAACGATGCGGAGCGGCTCGACAGGATGATCGCCGAAAACCGACATGGAGAGATGCGTTACCTGGAAAAGAGGCGGGAAGAAAGAGCCGACCCCGCGCGGCTCCTGCACGGGGCGCGAAGCATCGTATCGGCGGCGCTTCCCTATGACGGAAACAGGGCGTCGGGACCGGGGTGCATCTCCGCTTACGCCCTCAGCCGGGACTATCACGTGATCGTTCGGCGAAAGCTCGAAGAGCTGCTCGCCTGTATTCGGGAAATCCACGGAGGACGCATCAACGCACACATCCTCGTCGACAGCGAGCCACTGTTCGAAAAAAGCTGGGCGGAAGAGGCTGGAACGGGAAAAAAGGGCAAAAACACCCTGCTGATCGTACCTGGAGCGGGTTCGTATGTTTTTCTCGGGGAAATCCTGCTCGACGTCGAGATTGAACACGGACCGGCCGAAGCGCTTCCCGACCCGTGCGGCGATTGCGATGCATGCATCAGGGCATGCCCGACGGGAGCACTTGCCGCACCAGGAAAACTCGATGCGAGGCGCTGCATATCCTATCTCACCGTTGAACTGAAAAGGGAATTCACCCCGGAAGAACGCGACATGACAGGCGAATGGCTGTTCGGCTGCGATCTTTGCCAGTGGGTCTGCCCACACAATGCGCCGGAACGACGTATTGCTCCTGCTCCGGAAACCGGCCGCCTCGACAGGCTGCGCCATATTACCCCGGAAACCGTTCTGTCCCTGACGGGGTCAGGCTTCAAAACGCTTTTTGCAGGCACGCCCATACTGCGCACCGGCCTCAAACGCCTCAAACGCAACGCCAGGGCGGTGATGGAGAACAGGGAAAAAGGCAAAATTCAAAAGTGA
- a CDS encoding MlaD family protein, translating to MRNPNELKWRDLRTGIFFIVGVGLAAYLGLVVGKNSSLFKSVTTINMVASNVGSLAENNFVSVSGKKIGTVSQMDFVNRNDSLLVLVQMRLQEDYAKIVTKDSKARIISLGILGDKYVDITTGKDKPVEEGDYIELDESETGLASLTAAAGEAVGQINTLLNNINNGKGPLAKLLGSEEMAGDLEKTVANLKTASTELTGLARDLKSGSGLLPKLINDRKFASETEHAITNIKQVAARTDSLVQKLNSDEGTIGQLHSNPALYTNLNESLENLDSLLTDLKKNPKRYVRFSLF from the coding sequence ATGAGAAATCCGAACGAACTGAAATGGCGTGACCTGAGAACCGGAATATTTTTTATTGTCGGCGTCGGCCTGGCCGCGTACCTGGGCCTCGTCGTCGGAAAGAACTCGAGCCTTTTCAAAAGCGTCACCACGATCAACATGGTCGCCAGTAACGTCGGCAGCCTCGCCGAAAACAACTTCGTCTCGGTATCGGGCAAGAAAATCGGAACCGTTTCGCAAATGGATTTCGTCAACCGCAACGACTCGCTCCTCGTGCTCGTGCAGATGCGTTTGCAGGAAGACTATGCGAAAATCGTGACCAAGGACTCGAAAGCACGCATCATATCGCTCGGGATCCTCGGCGACAAGTATGTCGATATCACGACAGGAAAAGACAAGCCTGTAGAGGAAGGAGACTACATAGAACTCGATGAAAGCGAAACCGGCCTGGCAAGCCTTACGGCGGCGGCGGGAGAAGCCGTCGGCCAGATCAATACGCTGCTCAACAACATCAACAACGGCAAAGGCCCCCTCGCGAAACTTCTGGGCTCGGAGGAAATGGCCGGCGACCTGGAAAAAACCGTCGCCAACCTGAAAACCGCGTCGACTGAACTGACAGGTCTCGCTCGAGACCTGAAGAGCGGGAGCGGACTGCTGCCGAAACTGATCAACGACCGGAAATTCGCTTCAGAGACCGAACACGCCATCACGAACATAAAACAGGTCGCCGCGCGAACCGACTCGCTCGTGCAGAAACTCAACAGCGACGAAGGAACCATCGGTCAGCTTCATTCGAACCCGGCGCTCTATACGAATCTCAACGAAAGTCTCGAGAACCTGGATTCGCTGCTGACGGACCTCAAGAAAAACCCGAAACGCTACGTCCGTTTCTCTCTCTTCTGA
- a CDS encoding ABC transporter ATP-binding protein gives MIELQEITLRYGDRQILDKVSLTIEDNKIKAVLGPSGVGKSTILKLILGLIKPNYGKIFIDGVDITPLKESQLYPIRRKMGIVFQGNALFDSLTISENLGFFLRENLKLSESEVEKRVRDQIAFAGLEGYEDSLPESLSGGMKKRVAIGRALIFNPAMILFDEPTAGLDPVSSKKILGLISQLRRKSGLGAVLVTHIIDDVFQVADSVAVLYKGQIIFDDDTAKLHESDHPFIRSILSDKILEQ, from the coding sequence ATGATAGAGCTTCAGGAAATCACATTGCGCTACGGCGACCGCCAGATCCTCGACAAGGTCTCCCTCACGATCGAGGACAACAAGATCAAGGCCGTACTGGGACCGAGCGGGGTCGGAAAAAGCACGATCCTGAAACTCATTCTCGGCCTTATAAAGCCCAATTATGGAAAAATTTTCATAGACGGCGTGGACATCACGCCGTTGAAAGAGTCGCAGCTCTACCCCATACGCAGAAAGATGGGCATCGTCTTCCAGGGAAACGCCCTGTTCGATTCGCTGACCATCAGTGAAAATCTGGGGTTCTTCCTGCGCGAAAACCTCAAGCTTTCTGAAAGTGAAGTCGAAAAACGCGTACGTGACCAGATTGCATTCGCGGGACTCGAGGGTTATGAGGATTCGTTGCCGGAAAGCCTCAGCGGAGGCATGAAAAAAAGAGTAGCCATAGGGCGTGCGCTCATCTTCAACCCGGCAATGATTCTGTTCGACGAACCGACCGCGGGTCTCGATCCGGTCAGTTCGAAAAAAATACTCGGCCTGATCAGTCAGCTGCGCCGGAAAAGCGGTTTGGGTGCCGTGCTGGTCACGCATATTATCGACGATGTTTTCCAGGTCGCCGACAGCGTCGCGGTGCTCTACAAAGGACAGATCATCTTCGACGACGACACCGCGAAACTGCATGAGTCGGACCACCCGTTCATCCGCTCGATCCTGTCCGACAAGATCCTCGAACAATAA
- a CDS encoding serine hydrolase domain-containing protein: MEKEKRFFQAILILLLFLAQPDADAENRFAPVDSLVVQSIAGQVFPSASIAVIYKGETVFHKAYGRLTYDRRSPAADTTTIYDLASLTKPVVTTSVIMQLSERDSIDIDAPVSRYLPEFSRNGKQEITIKNLLLHNSGLIAHRFFIRTCSTPDEVMQAICNEPLQSPPGSNTKYSDLGFITLGRIIERITGRTLAENFRARFSQTLGMHSTMFNPPFALHGLIAPTERDTSWHLEKERPLVHDHNAALLGGEAGNAGLFSTSGDLAVFVRMLMNEGRHNGQSFFSAATLKRFTERYPGSRSLGWDLRSIEGRSSSGDYFSAASYGHLGYTGTSIWIDPEKDLAVIALTNRVYPTSENIRIRGFRPELHNTVVRCLELVGK, from the coding sequence ATGGAAAAAGAAAAGCGATTTTTCCAGGCGATCCTGATACTGCTGCTGTTCCTCGCTCAGCCCGATGCGGACGCGGAAAACAGGTTTGCCCCCGTCGATTCGCTCGTAGTGCAATCCATCGCCGGGCAAGTCTTCCCTTCGGCGAGCATTGCGGTCATATACAAGGGTGAAACTGTTTTCCACAAGGCCTACGGCAGACTGACCTACGATCGTCGCTCCCCCGCGGCCGACACGACCACGATTTACGATCTGGCGTCGCTGACCAAACCCGTCGTCACGACGTCGGTCATCATGCAGCTCAGCGAACGTGACTCTATCGATATCGACGCCCCCGTCTCCCGCTATCTTCCCGAATTTTCACGCAACGGCAAGCAGGAAATCACGATAAAAAACCTTCTGCTCCACAATTCAGGACTGATTGCGCACCGCTTTTTCATCAGAACCTGCAGCACGCCTGACGAAGTGATGCAAGCCATATGCAACGAACCGCTGCAATCGCCGCCCGGATCGAACACGAAATACAGCGACCTGGGGTTCATCACGCTCGGCAGGATCATCGAACGCATAACAGGCCGGACACTCGCGGAAAATTTCCGCGCCCGTTTCTCCCAAACGCTCGGCATGCATTCGACCATGTTCAATCCTCCCTTCGCACTTCACGGTCTCATCGCGCCGACCGAACGGGACACAAGCTGGCATCTCGAAAAAGAGCGGCCTCTGGTGCATGATCACAACGCCGCCCTGCTCGGCGGAGAAGCGGGAAACGCCGGGCTCTTCTCCACTTCGGGAGACCTCGCCGTTTTCGTCAGAATGCTCATGAACGAAGGCCGCCACAACGGCCAATCCTTTTTCTCGGCCGCCACACTGAAACGCTTCACCGAACGATACCCAGGCTCGCGCTCGCTGGGCTGGGATCTGCGTTCCATCGAAGGAAGGTCTTCTTCGGGCGACTATTTCTCCGCTGCGTCCTACGGACACCTCGGCTATACCGGCACGAGCATCTGGATCGACCCTGAAAAGGATCTCGCGGTCATCGCGCTTACCAACAGGGTGTACCCGACATCGGAGAACATCCGGATACGCGGGTTCCGTCCGGAACTGCACAACACGGTCGTGCGCTGCCTCGAACTGGTGGGCAAGTGA
- the purH gene encoding bifunctional phosphoribosylaminoimidazolecarboxamide formyltransferase/IMP cyclohydrolase, with protein sequence MSDPVIKRALVSVSDKTGIVEFCRELSSMGVEIFSTGGTLRNLQESGIDAVSISTLTGFPEIMDGRVKTLHPKIHGGLLAVRGNEDHLRQAEENGIGFIDMVVVNLYPFESTVAKPDVTFEEAIENIDIGGPSMLRSAAKNNESVTVVTDSADYGRILDEMRANGGATTRETRLDLALKVFRLTSRYDRAIADYLAAAESREKDQAEATTLRLEKELDMRYGENPHQHAGFYRLLDEQGSRCFDDYFDKLHGKELSYNNMLDIAAATGLAEEFRGEEPAVVIIKHTNPCGVAQAGTLVEAYRKAFSTDTQSPFGGIIAFNVPLDMETAMAVDEIFTEILIAPAYEDGVLDLLMKKKNRRLVIQKKALLREVMEYKSTQFGMLVQERDSSIVSRDDLKVVTKRRPGEQELDDMMFAWKIAKHVKSNTIVYAKNRQTIGVGAGQMSRIDSAKIARSKAAEAGLEIKGSAVASDAFFPFADGLLAAAEAGATSVIQPGGSIRDDEVIAAADENNLAMVFTSMRHFKH encoded by the coding sequence ATGTCTGATCCTGTTATCAAGCGCGCCCTTGTTTCCGTTTCGGATAAAACGGGCATTGTCGAGTTCTGCCGCGAACTGTCCTCCATGGGGGTGGAGATCTTTTCAACCGGAGGGACACTGCGCAACCTGCAGGAGTCCGGTATAGATGCGGTTTCCATTTCAACCCTTACGGGTTTTCCCGAGATCATGGATGGCCGCGTCAAGACGCTTCATCCGAAAATTCACGGCGGGCTTCTGGCAGTTCGCGGTAACGAGGATCACCTGCGGCAGGCGGAAGAGAACGGGATAGGATTCATCGATATGGTCGTCGTCAACCTCTATCCGTTCGAGTCCACGGTCGCAAAACCCGACGTGACGTTCGAGGAGGCTATCGAGAACATCGATATCGGCGGCCCGTCGATGCTTCGCAGCGCGGCGAAGAACAACGAATCGGTGACCGTGGTGACCGACAGCGCGGACTACGGGCGGATACTCGACGAGATGCGCGCAAACGGCGGGGCTACCACCAGGGAAACAAGGCTGGATCTCGCCCTGAAGGTTTTCCGGCTTACCTCGCGTTACGATCGCGCCATAGCGGATTACCTCGCTGCCGCCGAAAGCCGTGAGAAAGACCAGGCAGAGGCGACGACGCTGAGGCTTGAAAAGGAACTCGACATGCGCTACGGCGAAAATCCGCATCAGCATGCTGGTTTCTATCGCCTGCTCGACGAGCAGGGTTCCCGCTGTTTCGACGATTATTTCGACAAATTGCACGGCAAGGAGCTTTCGTACAACAACATGCTCGATATCGCCGCGGCGACCGGTCTCGCGGAAGAATTCCGGGGAGAGGAGCCCGCGGTGGTCATCATCAAGCACACCAACCCCTGCGGCGTTGCCCAGGCGGGCACGCTCGTCGAGGCCTACCGCAAGGCTTTTTCGACGGATACCCAGTCTCCCTTCGGCGGCATTATCGCCTTCAACGTTCCGCTGGACATGGAGACGGCCATGGCGGTCGATGAAATCTTCACCGAAATCCTGATTGCCCCCGCGTACGAGGATGGCGTGCTCGATCTCCTGATGAAAAAGAAAAACCGCCGCCTCGTGATCCAGAAGAAGGCGCTTCTTCGGGAAGTCATGGAATACAAGTCCACGCAGTTCGGCATGCTTGTCCAGGAGCGCGACAGCAGCATCGTTTCACGCGACGATCTCAAGGTCGTAACGAAACGCCGCCCAGGCGAACAGGAACTCGACGACATGATGTTCGCCTGGAAGATCGCCAAGCATGTGAAGTCCAACACGATCGTCTACGCGAAAAACCGCCAGACGATAGGGGTCGGGGCAGGGCAGATGTCGCGTATCGATTCCGCCAAGATCGCCCGTTCGAAAGCTGCGGAGGCCGGACTTGAAATCAAGGGATCGGCAGTTGCTTCCGACGCCTTTTTCCCCTTCGCCGACGGTCTGCTCGCCGCTGCGGAGGCCGGTGCGACGTCCGTTATACAGCCGGGCGGATCCATCAGGGACGACGAGGTTATCGCTGCCGCCGACGAAAACAACCTCGCCATGGTCTTCACCTCCATGCGCCATTTCAAGCATTAG
- the uppP gene encoding undecaprenyl-diphosphatase UppP, translating into MSLFEAIILGVVQGLTEFIPISSTAHLRIVPALAGWQDPGAAFSAIIQTGTLAAVLIYFHRDIAGISTAFVKGVLSGKPFGTQESKMGWMIGVGTLPIVFFGLLFKTPIETSLRSLYWIGAALIALALLLSAAEWRMKRRAARGQKPKTLAEIGWKDALLIGFAQAVALVPGSSRSGVTITAGLFLDLSRETAARFSFLLSLPAVLAAGLYQLYDQWDAISASSDSMTNLAAATLSAGIVGYASIAFLLSFLKSHSTGLFIAYRLLLGLLILGMLATGGLQP; encoded by the coding sequence ATGAGTCTGTTCGAAGCAATCATTCTCGGGGTCGTTCAGGGACTCACGGAGTTCATTCCCATCAGCAGCACCGCGCACCTCCGCATAGTCCCGGCGCTCGCGGGCTGGCAGGACCCCGGAGCCGCCTTCTCGGCAATCATCCAGACAGGAACACTCGCGGCTGTGCTGATCTATTTCCACCGGGATATCGCCGGCATCTCGACCGCGTTTGTCAAGGGAGTCCTTTCTGGAAAACCCTTCGGCACGCAGGAATCGAAAATGGGCTGGATGATCGGCGTCGGCACGCTTCCCATCGTCTTCTTCGGCCTGCTGTTCAAAACCCCGATAGAAACCAGCCTGCGATCACTCTACTGGATCGGCGCGGCCCTGATCGCTCTGGCCCTGTTGCTGAGCGCGGCCGAATGGAGGATGAAACGCCGCGCGGCACGTGGTCAAAAACCGAAAACCCTCGCCGAAATCGGCTGGAAAGACGCACTGCTCATCGGATTCGCACAAGCCGTCGCGCTCGTTCCCGGCTCCTCGCGTTCGGGCGTGACCATAACCGCGGGGCTCTTTCTCGACCTATCGAGGGAAACCGCCGCGCGTTTTTCGTTTCTGCTGTCGCTTCCCGCAGTGCTCGCGGCCGGGCTCTACCAGCTTTACGATCAGTGGGACGCCATATCGGCCTCCTCCGACAGCATGACGAATCTTGCCGCCGCGACCTTGTCGGCCGGCATCGTCGGCTACGCCTCGATCGCCTTTCTTCTCAGCTTCCTCAAAAGCCATTCCACCGGCCTGTTCATCGCCTACCGGCTGCTTCTCGGCCTCCTCATTCTCGGAATGCTCGCCACGGGGGGCCTGCAACCGTAA
- a CDS encoding MlaE family ABC transporter permease, whose protein sequence is MSTSFFGTSLAGAERSLKEFFLNMQEFFFFSVRAFATIPKIRRYWRDFLDQATIAGTDSLPIVLVSSISIGALLAVEVGNLLEDFGAKTMLGRSTALSIIRELGPLLMGLMLSARYGSRNGAELGAMKISEQIDALRAFGTDPIAKLVMPRLTAALIVFVPLTAIADFSGLYSAALIAEHYHKIDPGIFWNAVFPRLVLKDFVVGFLKAPVFAIIITLVSSFNGFMASGGTAGVGRSTIKGIVVSSGLLLIANFYVSKIVLENM, encoded by the coding sequence ATGTCAACATCTTTTTTCGGAACGTCTCTCGCCGGGGCTGAAAGATCGCTGAAAGAGTTTTTCCTGAACATGCAGGAATTTTTCTTTTTCTCCGTGCGGGCTTTCGCCACCATTCCGAAAATACGGCGGTACTGGCGGGATTTTCTTGACCAGGCGACTATAGCCGGCACCGATTCCCTGCCCATTGTGCTGGTCAGTTCGATCTCCATCGGCGCTCTGCTGGCGGTAGAAGTCGGGAACCTTCTGGAGGACTTCGGCGCGAAGACCATGCTGGGCCGATCCACGGCGCTCTCCATCATCAGGGAACTCGGACCGCTTCTGATGGGCCTCATGCTTTCGGCGCGCTACGGTTCCCGCAATGGCGCGGAACTGGGGGCGATGAAAATATCCGAACAGATCGACGCTCTCAGGGCTTTCGGCACCGATCCCATAGCGAAGCTCGTCATGCCCCGGCTCACGGCGGCGCTGATCGTCTTCGTTCCTCTTACGGCGATCGCCGACTTTTCCGGGCTTTACAGCGCGGCCCTTATCGCCGAGCACTACCACAAAATCGACCCGGGAATTTTCTGGAACGCCGTGTTTCCACGGCTCGTGCTGAAAGATTTCGTCGTGGGCTTTCTCAAGGCCCCTGTTTTCGCAATCATCATCACGCTGGTCAGCAGCTTCAACGGATTCATGGCCTCGGGCGGAACCGCCGGGGTCGGTCGATCGACGATCAAGGGCATCGTTGTCTCTTCGGGGCTTCTCCTGATCGCCAATTTCTACGTATCGAAGATAGTTCTGGAGAACATGTAG